From Eptesicus fuscus isolate TK198812 chromosome 13, DD_ASM_mEF_20220401, whole genome shotgun sequence, the proteins below share one genomic window:
- the YIF1A gene encoding protein YIF1A → MAYHSGYGAHGSKHRTRAAPDPPPLFDDTSGGYSIQPGGYPAPGADVAFNVNHLLGDPVANVAMAYGSSIASHGKDIVHKELHRFVSVNKLKYFFAVDTAYVAKKLGLLVFPYTHQNWEVQYSRDVPLPPRQDLNAPDLYIPTMAFITYVLLAGMALGIQKRFSPEVLGLCASTALVWVVLEVLALLLGVYLATVRSDLSTFHLLAYSGYKYVGMILSVLTGLLFGSDGYYVALAWTSSALMYFTVRSLRTAALGPDSMGAPAPRQRLQLYLTLGAAAFQPLIIYWLTFHLVR, encoded by the exons ATGGCTTATCACTCCGGCTACGGAGCTCACG GCTCCAAGCACAGGACCCGGGCAGCTCCggatccccctcccctcttcgaTGACACAAGCGGTGGTTACTCCATCCAGCCAGGAGGATACCCAGCCCCGGGAGCCGACGTGGCCTTCAATGTCAACCACTTGCTTGGGGACCCAGTGGCCAACGTGGCTATGGCCTATGGCAGTTCCATCGCATCCCATGGGAAGGACATTGTGCACAAGGAG ctGCACCGTTTTGTGTCTGTCAACAAACTCAAGTATTTTTTCGCTGTGGACACAGCCTATGTGGCCAAGAAGCTAGGGCTGCTGGTCTTCCCctacacacaccag AATTGGGAAGTGCAGTACAGTCGTGATGTCCCTCTGCCCCCGCGACAAGACCTCAACGCCCCTGACCTCTATATTCCCA CAATGGCCTTCATCACCTATGTATTGCTGGCTGGGATGGCACTGGGCATTCAGAAAAG GTTCTCCCCAGAGGTGCTGGGCCTGTGCGCAAGCACAGCTCTGGTGTGGGTCGTGCTggaggtgctggccctgctcctgggcGTCTACCTGGCCACCGTACGCAGTGACCTGAGCACCTTCCACCTGTTGGCCTACAGCGGCTACAAATATGTCGG GATGATCCTCAGTGTGCTCACAGGGCTGCTCTTCGGCAGCGATGGCTACTACGTGGCTCTGGCCTGGACTTCGTCGGCACTCATGTACTTCACC GTGCGCTCTCTGCGAACAGCAGCCCTGGGCCCCGACAGCATGGGGGCCCCAGCCCCTCGGCAGCGTCTCCAGCTCTACCTGACTCTGGGCGCTGCAGCCTTCCAGCCCCTCATCATATACTGGCTGACCTTCCACCTGGTCCGGTGA